The Deinococcus aestuarii genome includes the window GCATGGGCCATGTCGCCTCCTTCCCTCGTCGTCATCGGCGGCTCCGCAGGCGCTCTCTCCGCCCTGCTTAAACTCGTCCCGTCCTTACCGACCGATTTCCCCGCCCCCATCCTGCTCGTGGTGCATACCCCCGCCGACCAACCCAGCTACCTCCCACAGGTCCTCAGCCACGCTGGCCCCCTCCCGGCCCGGCACGCCCGGCAGGGTGACCCCCTCGAACCGGGGTCGATTTCCATCGCTCCTCCCGACCATCACCTGCTGGTCGTGGACGATCACCTGCACTTGTCGCGCGGCCCCAAGGAGAACCTGGCCCGCCCCGCCATCGACGTGCTTTTTCGCTCGGCGGCCGAGAGTCACGGTCCAGGGGTCATCGGCGTGATCCTGTCGGGGATGCTCAACGACGGCGCCTCGGGTCTGTGGACTATCGAGCAGTGCGGCGGCCGGACCCTGGTGCAGCACCCGGAGGACGCCGAGTTCCCCGAGATGCCCCTGAGCGCCCTGCGGCGGGTAGCGGCGGACGGGATCGTGCGGGCCCGCGAGATCGGCCCTCATCTAGTGGACTTGCTGCGGGAGATGGCGGTGGAGGGAGGAGGGTCCAGCATGGATGAGGAAGGGCGGCGACGGCTGACGGCGGAAGTGGCGGTGGGGGCCGGGAGGGGCACCTTCGAGAACGGCGCCCTGAGCCAGGGCCCGCCCTCGACCCTCACCTGCCCGGAGTGTCACGGCGTGCTGGGGCAGATCGAGGAGGGAGGGGTGACGCGCTACCGCTGCCACACCGGGCACGCCTTCACCGCCAAGGTGCTGCTCTTGGAGATGCGGCGGGAGACCGAGGCGACCTTGTGGCGTGCCAAGCGCCTGCTGGATGAGCAGGTGATGTTACTCGACCACCTGGGCCAACGCGCGGGGTCGCAGGAGGAGGGGGCCACCCGGCATGAGGAGGCGCGGGTGGCTCGGGAACGGGGAGAGGTACTGCGGCAGTTCACCCAGCGGGCGGAGCTGGAGGAACCGTCACGCCAGTCCGGCGAGTGAAGGGCCTGGCGGGTCTTAGGGGAACGCGAAGCTGCTCTCTCCCAGAGGCCGCGCCCGACGAAGTGGTTCCAGGTAATCCTGCCGGAGGGATGGCCTTCAACGTCAGGGGGTATCCCCGTTCATCCACCCCGAAGCAAAAGGGGTTCGGGCATCGTTCCTCTCCGGGCGTGGGCGGGTCTGCTGCTCCTTTGAATGCCCCTTCATGCCAACCCTCCCTGGGCATGAGTCCCCGTGAATGCTGATTGTTTCTTTTCCTACACCTGGGGCCTCGCCGAACTCTACGTTCTGACCGAACCGGGCCACCAAGAGGTTTCCCGGCGCCACATGTTCCTTTCCCTCACCTGGGCGTCACGGCACCGCCCCTCCAAAGGCCCTCATGGATACTCCCCCTCACCCCGCGGAAGCCCGCCGGGTCGACGAACTGCGCCGCCACCACATCCTCGACACTCCCCCAGATCGCCGGTTTGACCTGATCGCCGAGTCCGCCGCGCGCCTGTACCAGACTCCCATCGCCCTCGTCACCTTCCTCGACGAGACGCGCCAGTGGTTCAAGGCCGCCATTGGCCTGACCCTGCGCGAGACGCCCCGGGCCGTTTCCTTCTGCACCCATGCCCTCGCCACCCTGGACGTCCTGGTCGTTCCCGACGCCGCCCACGACCCGCGCTTCCGGGACAACCCGCTGGTCACCGGCGAGCCCCAGGTGCGGTTTTACGCGGGGGCACCGATTATCACCCGCGGGTACGCGCTCGGCACGGTCTGCGTCCTGGACTGCCAGCCGCGCCCCCTCCCGGCTCAGGAGCTGTGGGCGCTCACCCAGCTCGCCCGGTTGGTGGGCGAACTGCTGGAGCACGGCACGGCCGGAACGCCGTTCGTGCCTGCACCTCGCCCCCCACACCCGCCCGCCGCCTGCGTGGTCGTGGACGCCTGTGGGCAGGTGCTGAGCATGAGTGATCCGGCCCGTGAGGCGTTGAACCTGAGCGGAAACGTCCCTGGGCGGCACGTTCACAATGTCCTGCGGCTGCATTGGGAGGAGGACGCGGCACGCGCGAAGGCAGCGGTCGAAGGGGGGGAACGCTGGACGGGCCGGGCAGTCCTCACGGTGCCGGAGGGGCCGAGCTTTGAGGGACCCGTGTTCCGGGCTCTCGTGACCGTCACGCCCCTGGCCGGACGTGACCACCGCCTCTACCTCTGGAGTGCCGACCGCCTGTCCACCTGACGGCCATCTTGCAGGGAAAGGAGACCGCGTAGGCTGCTGGCGCTCCAGCGTTCTCAGGGGCCACGGCGCCCTGACGCTGGCGGGATCTGCTCCTCCTCCAGCCCGGCGAGGATCGCCCCGCTGGGCCCCATGTCTAGGCACGCGCCGCCTCGGCCTCGCCCTGGGGGGAAGGTACGGGCGGTCTCATAGGACCCTGTGTGGACTGTTCGGCCAGGTGAATCTCTGGCGGTCGTGCCCGGGTTCTCCCTCCAGCACCTGCTCACCGCAAGTGGAACATCATGACGAAGTGTGCGGTCGCTCCCGCGAGCACGAACAGGTGCCACACCTCGTGAAACCCGAACACCCCCGGCCTGAAATCCAACCGCTTCGTCACGTACACCACCGCCCCCAACGTGTACAGCAGGCCACCAACGGTCAGCCACACCAGCGCCGCAGCAGGTAAGGACCGCGCCAGTTGCGGCAGGAAGCCGAGCGCCAGCCAGCCCATGCCCAAGTAGAGCGCCGTGGAAATCCAACGCGGCAGGCGCATCGTGATCAGCTTGAGCAGAATGCCGGTGAAGGCCAGGCCCCATACCAGGCCCAGCAGGCGCCACCGCAGCTCACCCGAGAGCCCGAAGTAGGCGACTGGGGTGTAGCTCCCCGCGATCAACAGGAAGATCGCGCTGTGGTCGAACTTCCGCAGCCACGCCAGGCTTCGCGCCGAGCCGTGGAAGGAGTGGTAGAGCGCGCTCGCCAGGAACAGTAACGCGAAGCTCACCCCGAACACGACGAACGGCCACAGGCTGAGGTCGCGGCGCTGCGCCCACCCAAGCAGCACCGCGAGGAGGGGAAGGGCGAGCACAACCCCCAGCCAGTGGGTGAGGGCGTTGACGGGCTCGCGCAACGTCATGGGCGTTCGGCGCATGGTCTAGCGTAGGAACAGGGGGGCACCCAGAGCAAGGTCAGCGATAAACGCCCGCCTTCTCGGACACCAGGCGCATGGATTTGACTTCGTGTGCATAAGACGCTATGTTAGGAATATCAAAGGCGGCCCAAAGGCCGCCTTTCGCCTGGCCGCCAGCCCTGATCAAGCTCACCGCCGGCGCGTGACGAACGGAATCGAAGAGGGCAACGCTCAGGCAGGCGTTGAAGGCATCTTCCAACGGAAGGGCCTCTGCTGTCCCGAGCCGCCCGGTGCCATCCCCGTGTCAGGGAATACCCCGGGGCCTTCTTGGAGGGAGACGTCCACCTTCTCAAAACGGGCGTGCGAGCGGGTCCATGTCGGCCCCCAACTGGTTCGAGTCCCGTCACCCGCACCTCTCAGACGGAGGGAACCCATCAGGTTCCCTCCGTCTTGTTTGACCACGCCAGGGTGTGGTCGGTGGGTGCCTCCAGCAGCACGCGGCGCACGAAGCGGGTCAGCGTCGCCTCATACACCTCCGGGTCGATGTTCCAGGGCCGCACGTGTTCAGCGCCCTCGACCCGGTGGTAGTCCACGATGTCCGGCCGGGCGTGCGCGAGGCGCTCCACATGCGCCACCGGCACCGTCCGGTCCGCGCTGCCGTGAAACAGCAGCATTGGGGTCGTGAACCGCTCCATCACGCTGTGGTGATCGATGGCATCGAAGTCCTGCCCGCTCTTGAATGTGGTCAGCCACTCCACCATCCCGGCGAAGGGCAGCAGGCGATATCGGCGCGCGTAGTGGCGGATCAGCGTTCGCCACTCCAGCGGCGGAGAATCCAGGATCACGCCGCCGATCAGCGGGGCCAGGGCGGAGTAGCGCAGGAAGGCCAGCGTGATCCCACCCCCCATGCTGAAGCCCATCAGCAGGAGGCGCCGTGCCCCATGCATGCGGGCGTAGTGGACCGCCGCCTCCAGGTCCTCCCATTCCTCGGCGCTCAGGCGGTACACGCCCTGCCGGGTGCGGGGGGCACCGTGGGCGTTGCGGTAGGTAATCGTCAGGCTGCTGATTCCCAGCCGGGCGAAGGTGGGCAGGATGCGCAGGGCGTCTTGCCGTAACCCCTTGTACCCGTGCGTCACGATCACCCAGTCGGTGCCCGCCGCCTCGCCGTCCGGCCCGCCCGGGACCAGCCAGGCGGGCATCGGGCCATGTTCGGCGGGCACCAGCACGTCCTGGTACTTCAACCCCCGTGAGGCGGGCGTGCCCAGGCCGACGGTGCTGGGCCGCACCTCCTGACCGGCCGGCAGCGCGGCTTCCTGCCACTGCACGGCGCGGGTGACCGTGCGGCGGGTCTGCTCCAGGACGGGGCCGAGCTGAGCGAAGTACCGGACGCCCACCGGATCATCCCACTCCAGCCCCAGCACCCCCGCGCGGGTGGTGCCCGAGTTGCGGGTCAGAGTGAAGGAGGTCGGATCGGCGTCTGGCCGGACATCCGGGTCCGGGGTTTCCTGATCGCCCTGCACCTCCAGGACCCGGGTGCGCGGAATACGGCGCCGCACTGCTGGCGCCCAAACCAGCGCGTCGGCGAAGTGCCAGCCCACCCTCAGCACCGCGACGCCAGCCACACCCAGCGCCAGGAGGACCAGGGGCCAGCGTGAGCGGTGAGGCCGCAGGACGAGGCGCATTCGCCGCATAGCCAGAACGATGTCAAACCCGGGGGCAACCCGTCCGGGGAAGTTTAGGCAGAGGAAGCTGGCTGGCTCAGGTGGGAACAGCACAGCCTCCCCTCGCTGACCTCGAACCCGGCCTAATTCTGAAGTTTGCCCTGCATCACGCTGGCGATGGCCTTCCGGGCCCCCTCCAAGTAGGGCTGGGCAGCGGCGTCGACCAGGCCGAGGTCGCTGAGGTACAACTCCGCCTGCATCATGCCAACGTCCACGGCGTCGTCGTGGGCGCGGTTCTGCGTCAGCGTGATGTAGTACCACGTGGAAGCCACTTGACGGACGGACGCGAAAATCATGTTGTCCATGCCTGCTCCTGGTTCTTCGGCCCTGCCGACTTCACGGGCGCGGGAGGAAGGCGAGGTGGCCCTCGAACAGCCGCCGGCTGACCTGGTGGGGCTTTCGCTCGACCAACGTGCCCTGCATGCGGCCATGCTGGGTGGTGACCTGCACCTCACAGCGCCCGGCGTTCTGGGCACACGCCTCGCTCAGGGCCTGGATGTCCGTTTGCAAGGTGCCCTTGGGCGGCTTGTCCGCCTCGGCGAGAATCGTCAGTCGCTTGTTGGGCGCGACTTGGTAGTGGCCGTGGAGGGTCAACATGCCCTCACCGTAGGCGCTCTGCCGCCGTGCAAATGCGGACCCCGACCTTTCGACCTTGACCGCTTGTTGGGATCGGGATGGGGCCGGAACGGTGCGTCAGGCTCAGCCTGCCGACTTGGTGAGCTTGGCCGCTATGTGTCGGCGCTTCCCATCCTAGAATGGGGAGGTAGTTTTCCAAGTACGCAGTGAATAAACGGCGCACGGGGTGATCCACCGTGCGCCGTTTCGTAGGTTGAAATTCGAGGAGTGGAACATGGCGGTAGGTCGAGTGAAGTGGTTCAATGCGGAAAAGGGCTTCGGATTCATCGCGACGGAAGGCAGCGACGACGTGTTCGCGCACTTCAGCGCGATCCAGGGCGCTGGGTTCAAGAAGCTCAACGAGGGCGATGAGGTCGAGTTCGAGGTGGAGTCCGGCCAGCGTGGCAAGGGCCCGCAGGCCAGGAACATCGTGGTCACGAAGGCTGCCCCGGTGAGCGAGTTCGGCAGTCGCCCGGCCCGCCGCGACGACCGCTGGTAAGCCCAGGCTCATGCAGACCAGAGGACCGGCAACGGTCCTCTTTGTTGTGCTTGGAAGCTCGACCGCCGGCTGGGAGAGGAATGGCTCAGGCTTCGTTGCGGACGTGTTCGGCCTGAACAACAGGATTGGCCCACCTGCTCCCGAACTGGTTGGCCCCCCAGCCGGGTGATCACCCGTTATCGGGCCGAAGGCCGTTCCTCCTCAGGCCTGCTGGAGAGCAGGGGAAGCCCTCTGACCAGCGCCGGAGGCTGATCCCCGGGCCTCACCGCCCGTGTGAACTTACCTCCTCGCCCGGCGCCTCCATCCGGGGATGAAGACGGGCTTTACCGGACCCATCCTCGCCGCTTCCTCTGGCGCCCCAGCATGACCCATGCCGTCCCCCCTCGTCGTCATCGGCGGCTCCGCAGGTGCCCTCTCCGCCCTGCTCAAACTCGTGCCGTCCCTGCCCCCCGACTTCCCGGCCCCCATCCTGCTCGTCGTGCACACCCCAGCCGATCAGCCCAGTTACCTCCCGCAGGTGCTGAGCCGGGCCGGACCGCTCCCCGCCCAGCACGCGCGGCACGGTGACCTCCTCGAACCCGGGCGCATCTTCGTCGCGCCCCCCGACCACCACCTGCTGGTGACGGGGGATCACCTGCACCTGTCGCGCGGTCCCCGGGAGAACCTCGCGCGCCCCGCCATCGACGTGCTCTTCCGCTCCGCCGCGGAGGCGTACGGCCCACGGGTCATCGGGGTGCTGCTCAGCGGCATGCTGAACGACGGCACCTCCGGCCTGTGGACCATCCAGCAACTTGGTGGCCGGACCCTCGTGCAGCACCCGGAGGACGCCGAGTACCCCGAGATGCCCCTGAGCGCCCTGCGACACGTGGCGGTGGATCAGACCCTGCGGGCTGGCGAGATCGGGCCGTGCCTGGTGAGCTGGCTTCAGGAGCTGGGCGTGAAGGGAGGAGGATTCAGCCTGGATGAGGAACAGCGGCGACGGGTGACGGCGGAAGTGGCGGTTGTCGCCGGCGACAACACCTTTGAGAACGGTGTCCTGACCCAGGGTCCGCCCTCGACCCTGACCTGCCCGGAGTGTCACGGCGTGCTGGGGCGGGTCTTGGAGGGGGGGTTGACCCGCTTTCGCTGCCACACCGGGCACGCCTTTACGGCCGAGGTGCTGCTCTCGGAGTTGCGGCGTCAGGGCGAGGCCACGCTGTGGAATGCGGCCCGCGTGATGGATGAGCAGGTGATGGTGCTCGACCATTTGAGCCAACGCGGCCAGCCCAATGAGGCAGGGGCGGCTCGGCGGGAGGAGGCGCGGGTGATCCGGGAACGGGGGAACGTCTTGCGCCAGTTCACCCAGCGCGCGGGGGCAGAGGCGTTGGACGAAGCGTCCTCCTAGCACGGGGTTGGGACAGCGGCGGCCCTGGAGGCTCCTGAGGAAACTCACGCCTCCCTGTGTGAAACGCCGCAGGCGACGAAGAGGGAGCAGGTCACCCGGCCGAAAGGGAGCCTCCCCAGGTCAGGGGGTGTCCCCGCTCGTCCACCCCGCGATGCCCGTGTCGGCCAATCACCGGACCTCTGGGCCGAGGCGGGTGGGCGCGGGAACCAAAGGATCAGGAGGGGGCCAGGTACGCCCCCTCCCGCCTCCTGGGATCAGCTCAGCGCTGGGGCGGCCCCTCGGTGGGCCCCCCCAGCTTCACCTGGGTCTGAGCGTGCGGCGCCGGCGTGCTCTGCATCGGGGTACTCGGCACCGGAATGCTCTGTACTGGGGCCGTCCGGCTGCGCCCGGCCAGGCCAGCGAGACCGAGCAGGCCCAGGAGGCCCCAGGGGAAGCTGGGGCCCTGCCGCTCATTGCCGCGCACGCCGTCACTCTCCGAGGTCGTGGTGATGGCGTCATTCTGGGTGCCCGCCGTTCCGGTGGCGGTCGTCGTGTCCGTCGCCGCGCCTGCCGCATCCGTGATGGTTGCGGCGTCGGTGGCCGTGTCGGTGCCCTGGACTTCGTTCCCGGCGGCGCCGTCACTCTCGGTCTGGGTGGTGACGTTGTCGTTCTGCACGTCCGTCGTTCCGGTCGGGGTCGTGGAAGTACCCGTGCTCTGGGCCGAGGCCATGACTGGACCGGCCACCAGGGCCAGCGCGATCTTCTGTACGTTCGGGATCATGGTGCGCTTCTCCTTTGAGGAAGGGGGGACAGGAAGGAATCGTGCGGTCCGCTCAGCTCCGGTGGTCGCGGCCGTCATCGCCAGCCTGGGAGACCCGAACGTCGCCGGTCGGGTTGACGTCCAGCACCTCGCGCCCCACCGTATCGGTGACCGTCTGCTGCTCGGTCACGCTGCGCTTGCCGACCTCGACCTCCTCGGTCACGTACGCCTGCTTGCTCACGTTCGCCCGCTCGGCCTCCAACTCCACCCGCACCGTCTGCCCCGCGCTGCTCAGGAACGCGTCGCCCTCGACCGGGCGCGCGTCCGTCACCGCATGGCGTTCGATCACGACCTCCTCGCGCTGGAGGGGGACGGCCACGCTCTCCTGACGGGTCTCGACATGCTTGCCGATCTCAACCTGTCCGGCGAGGTACCGCTCCTTGTTCACCAACAGGCGCTCCTCGAGGAGCTGGAGACGGCCCGGTGTCTTGAACATCCGGTCGGTGGTGTCCTCGTCGCGGGAGTGGTAGGTGGACCCCGTGCCCGCCGCCACTCCCGCCGTCGTGGGTACCGTATCGGCGGTGGCGGCGGCCAGGTTGCTGCCGCGCAGGACGCGCTCGTCGCTGCTCTGGAGGTCGAAGGTGTACTCCTCGTCGGAGCGGTAGCGGTGCATGGAGGCGAGCTGACCGGCCGTGAGGTCGTCGAAATGAACCCCGTCATCCTCGATGCGGGCCAGCCCGATGGGGAGGAGCCGGGCACCCTCCAGGCTCCCCCCATCGTCAATCATCAGGTAACGGATCTTGCCGTAGGTGTCGTCCACCAAGGCGTCGCGAACAGTGCCCAGGCGCTGCCCACTGCTTCCGTAGGCGGTCGCGCCGACCGGGTTGTACAGCCCCGCGTCCTGGAAGTCTTCGGCGTGGCGGCTGGAGATATCAGACAGTCGGTGCAGATGTGGCATGCGTACTCCTTGCGAGAATCGGGTTCTCGTCCTGGGGCAGTCTCGGGGTTGAGTGTCCGGCTTCCCTGAGAAAGTTGAAAAGGCCGCGGCCGTTTCCAAAGGTTCGTTGAAGTGTTCCGTAAGAAGACGTTGAGAGAAGAGAGGGCCTCCGCATCTGAACGCCGTGCGGGGAGAATTCCCTACTTTCCTGATGGGCCTCAACGATGTTCCGCAACCAGGCTGGGCGGCGGCGGGAGCGCAAACTCACCACTTAGGCCACAGATGGGGAGGGTGAGTGCCGGCACGGGCAACGTCACCTGGACGCCCAGCTTCAGCAGGAACCATGAGGAGGCGAGCGGTGGGCCGGTCGCCGAGGTCAGGTGGCGCCGGCTGAGCGTTTGTGTTCGCGTGGCGACCCGCTTGGCCCCACGCCGTGAACCTGGATGCGTTCGCCGCATGGTGGGCAATGGGCCATCCCCGGGCTGAACGAGTCAGGGAGGGTTGAGGCAGAGAGCACCTGGCGAGGCCAGGTGGGAAGGATCGGGCCGTCTCCGGCCGTTCCGCTGTCCCCAGCCGGAAGGCCACTCAGGAACTGTATCCGCCGCCCGGCTCCTCCAGCACGGTCAGGATTGCCACGGCCAGGCCACGCGCGCAGGACCGCGCCTCCTGGCCCTCGTCGAGGGAGCAGGCCCGGGCGGTCTCACCGCTGAACCGTGGGCAGGGGGCAGACCACCGGGCGCCGCTCGCGTGCCGCGTGGCCCAGGCATCGTTCCGGCAATAGGCGATGGGCAGACGGCGCCTGTTCGCCAGGACATGTACGTTGAGGAATGAATTTACAAGACATCGCTGTCCACGGTGCATGGCGCGCCCTGGTCACCCTGGGGCTGCGCCGTGATCTGGAGCGGCTGGAAGCCCAGGGCGTCGAGTTCTTCTGGCGCTCTGCGGGCGAGTTGCCCGCGGGGACCTACCTCTTCGGCGCCAGGCTGGACGGCGTGCTGCTGGCCTCGCACGACGGCTCGGAAATGCCCCGGCAGGCCATCAGCGAGGTCATCCTGGGTGCGATGACGGCCCGTAGCATGTTCGTGACGCCGAAGGCAAGCTCTTTCCGGGTCCAGGGCCGATGATGCCCCCTACCCACGACGAGAAAGGAGGTCCGTGATGGACCGCATGACCTGCGCTTCCGTCCGCCCGGTGGGTTCGGCGCGGGACTCCATCGTCCGGACGCCGAGCCGGTCGCATGACGCGCTGGACGTGGGCCTGATGCAGCCCGGGATTTCCCTGAGTGACCTGGGCCTGGTGGACGCGGCGGCCCAACCCGACCTGGAGGGGGCGCGCACGGCCACGCCATCGTCATGCAGGGACGGCTCCACAAGGAAGCACCACGATCAGGCGTGCTCGTCCAGCAGGACGACCGCGCCCCAACCAGAGGTTCGAGCATGCCATTTTCCACACTGACGTTACGCTGGATGCCGGGAACCACGGACCGGGTCCGCTTCGAGAAGGGGGGCCGCACCTTCACCGTGTTGCTACGGGATGTGCAGCGCCCGGATGTCCACAGCCTCAGTGCGCTGTATCTCAAGGGCAGCGTGACGCTCGGGGTGACCCGGGTCCATCTGTCCGACCTGATGGGGCCGCTGAGGCAGCACGTCACCGCTGAAGCGGCGGGGACCCCGGCGGGCGCCTGGGTGGCGGCGGGGGGCCTGACGGCGGATGAACCGCAGGATGAGGCGTCCAGTGAACGCGCTTCACCTCAGCCCGGGAGGCGTTGACGAGGGCACGGCAGAAAGGCCCGGCTCCACCAGCCCGCGTTGAGGGAGCTGATCAAGAAGCTTGACCGACGGCCTGGGCCAGTTCTCCAGCTCCAATCTCTGGAAGGACCTGGAGCACGAAGCGCGCGAGGATCGCCCCGCTCTGGGCCGATGTTCCAGGGCCGCACATGTGCGGCCCCCTCGACCCGGTGGTCCTCCACGGTGTCCGGCCCGGCAGGCGCCAGCCGCTCCACGTGCGCGACCCGCATCAGGCGGTCCGCACCGCCGTGGAGCAGCATGGGCGTGGTGAACCGGTCCATCACGCTGTGGGGGTCGGTGGCGTCGAGCTCCTGCCCGCTCTTCAGCACGGTCGACCACGCCACCGTCCCGGCCAGCGGCAACAGCCGGTCACGCCGGGCGTCGTGCCGGATCAGGGAGCGCCATTCCAGCGGCGGGGCATCGAGGACCACCCCGCGAGGAAGGCGCAGCGGTACCGCAACAAGGCTAGGGTGAGGCCGCCCCCCCGTAGAAAAGCCCAGCAGCCGTCGCCGCCCGCCACACGCGCGGGCGGAGCACACCGCTGCTTCCAGGTCCATTTCTGGGCGCTGAGGCGCTACACGCCCTGCTGGGTCCGGGGCGCGCCGTGCGCGTTGCGGTCAGTGATGGTCAAGCTCGACAGGCCCAGCCGGGCGAAGGTCGGCAGGATGCGCAGGGCGTTCTGGCGCGTCCCCTTGTTCCCGTGCGTCACGATCACCCCGTCGGTGCCCGCCGCCTCACCGTCCGGGCCTACGGGCCGTGTCCAGCCGGCACCAGCACGTCATGCTTCAGTCCCCGTGAAGCCGGGGAGCCCAGGCCGCCGGTGCTGGACCGCATCGCCTGACCCATCCGCCGCCTGCCACTGCACGGCGCGGATGACCGTGCGGCGGGTCTGCTCCAAGACTGGACCGAGCTGGGCGAACGACCGGACGCCCGCCGGGTCATCCCACTCCAGCCCCTGCACCTCCGCGCGGGTGGTGCCCGGGGTGCGGTCAGGGTGAGCCGGGTCGGGTGGGCGGTGGGCTGACCATCAGGGTTGGGGTCTGCTGATCGCCTTGGACCTGAGGACGTGGATGGGCGGAACCCACCGCCGCACCGGCGGTGCCCACACCAGAGCGTGGGCGAGCTGTCAACCTACCCCGAGCACCGCGACTCCAGTCTGGCCCAGTGCCAGGAGGACCCGGGGGAGGCGTGAGCGTTGAGGCCGTGAAGCTGAAGGCGGACGCTTCACCCTTGAAAAGGTGCCGTACCCGGGGCGAAGGCGTTCGGGAAGTTCAGGCAGGGGGAACCTGGCTGGCTCAGGCGGGAGGCAACCCGGCAGGGAAGATCGGGCCGCCTCAGGCTGTTTCACTGGCCCCAGCCGGGAGGCCGCTCAGGAACTGTATCCGCCGCCCGGCTCCTCCAGCACGGCGAGGATCGCCACCGCCAGGCCCCGCGCGTAGGCCCGCGCCTCCTCGCTCTCGTCGAGGGGGAAGGCCCGCGCCGTCTCATAGCTTTTTTTGCGGACGCAGTACCCCAGCACTTCCCAGTGCGGGGCGTCAAAGGCGGGCGGATGGAACAGGTAGACGACCCCCTGCACCTCGCTCTCCTCGCCGTCCTCCAATTCGACGTGCGCCAGACCGAACGCCGTGGCGTGGTTGTGTGGTTCTTCCCGCTCGGGCAGTCCCTCGATAGGTGCGAACGAGGCCTCGACCACCGGCGGGAAGTCGCATTCCTGATGCCACGTCACCGTCCGTCCTCTGTCTCCAGGTGCGGGGCGGTCGCCTGGAGGACCGCCCGCGCGCGCTGAAGAACACGCTCGCGCTCGGCAGCGCCAAAGTGCTCGGGCGCGGCCAGGATGTGCATCAGTTCCTCGACGACCTGGCGCAGCTCGCGTCCCTGCGCCGCCGTGAGGCCGCGTCCACGCCCCAGGCCCTCGGGAGCAGCGCCTTCCGGGCGGCTGGGAGGGTCTTCTTGCCCGGCCACCCTCACCTCCCGGTTCATCGGATCACGGTGACGGGCACGCCGACCGTCAGGCTGCTCCAGGCCCGGTCGGCGGTGAAGGCGGGGACCCCGAGGCGTTGCGCCAGGGCCAGGCAGGCCCGGTCCCCCAGGCTGAGCCCTTGCGCTTGGGTCGGCACGCGCAACTCGGCCGTCACCACCGCGTCCGCATCCCCATAGGGCTCGACCTGCAACCCCTCGATGCGGAGGTCGCGCGCTGTCGCCCGCACGTCTCCGCCACGCTCGCCCACCTTGCTCAACACCTCGGCGAAGTTCACTGCACTGATGATCGGCTCATCCTCGAAGGCCGCGTCCACCTGCTCCGCTCCCGGCTCGCGCCGAAGCCAGGCGATTACGGCGCTGGCATCCAGGACGATCACTCGTCCGCCTCACGCCGGGAGGCCTCCCGGCGGTCCTGCAACAACTCATCGGTTAAACTCACGTCCTTAGAGGCGAGCTGAGCACCCAGGGCGAAGAGGCGTGACCGGGCCTCTCCTTTCCGCTCCATCACGATGCGCTCGCCGTCCAGGTACAGGACGAATTCGCCTCCCTCCGGGATGTTGAGTCGTTCGCGGACCTGGAAGGGCACGACGACTCGCCCCTGGGCGTTCATCTTCACTTCGTAGGCGGACTTGGCGGTCATGCTGTCATTGTACCAAGCTGCGTGCCACTCAGTTTTCAAAGCTGTCATTCCTAATTTTTTCTGCTAAGTCACCTTATCAAAAGGGTATAATTCTTACGAGTAGGGGAGAGCTGGGAGTAGAATGAGAGTAAGGAGGTACAGTGATGGGACGAACAGTGCTAACAAGTAAGGGACAGGTGACGATCCCAGCGAACGTTCGGGAAGCGTTGGGACTCGGTGCTGGCGACCAACTGCTGATCGAGCTTCAGGAGGGCGGGTTCTCCGCCAAAGTCGTGAAGAAGACGAGGGTGAGTGAGTTGCGGGGGATGTTCGCCGGGCCGCCGCTGCCCGAGAAGGAAGAACTGCGGGAGAGCATCGGGCGTGAACTCGGGGAAGAGCTGGAGCGTTCCCCTTGAACCTGTGGCTGGATGCCAACGCCATCCTGCGCTTCCTCGTCAACGACCACGAGGAGCACGCCCGGCGGGTCGAGGGCC containing:
- a CDS encoding DUF2382 domain-containing protein, with translation MPHLHRLSDISSRHAEDFQDAGLYNPVGATAYGSSGQRLGTVRDALVDDTYGKIRYLMIDDGGSLEGARLLPIGLARIEDDGVHFDDLTAGQLASMHRYRSDEEYTFDLQSSDERVLRGSNLAAATADTVPTTAGVAAGTGSTYHSRDEDTTDRMFKTPGRLQLLEERLLVNKERYLAGQVEIGKHVETRQESVAVPLQREEVVIERHAVTDARPVEGDAFLSSAGQTVRVELEAERANVSKQAYVTEEVEVGKRSVTEQQTVTDTVGREVLDVNPTGDVRVSQAGDDGRDHRS
- a CDS encoding type II toxin-antitoxin system VapC family toxin, coding for MIVLDASAVIAWLRREPGAEQVDAAFEDEPIISAVNFAEVLSKVGERGGDVRATARDLRIEGLQVEPYGDADAVVTAELRVPTQAQGLSLGDRACLALAQRLGVPAFTADRAWSSLTVGVPVTVIR
- a CDS encoding AbrB/MazE/SpoVT family DNA-binding domain-containing protein, whose product is MTAKSAYEVKMNAQGRVVVPFQVRERLNIPEGGEFVLYLDGERIVMERKGEARSRLFALGAQLASKDVSLTDELLQDRREASRREADE
- a CDS encoding AbrB/MazE/SpoVT family DNA-binding domain-containing protein codes for the protein MGRTVLTSKGQVTIPANVREALGLGAGDQLLIELQEGGFSAKVVKKTRVSELRGMFAGPPLPEKEELRESIGRELGEELERSP